In one window of Pseudoalteromonas xiamenensis DNA:
- a CDS encoding methyltransferase family protein, translating to MKNLETKIPPVFIVLVLGALMWAAKQMTPVLHNTTWHIAVACLVFLVGVGVAVSGAVIFKLEKTTVNPTKPDTASHLVTQGIFQFTRNPMYLGMLFTLIAWGIYLFAPINILFVIVFVFYMNHFQIRPEERAMRKLFGEEFEQYSRKVRRWI from the coding sequence ATGAAAAATTTAGAAACAAAAATTCCACCTGTCTTTATCGTACTCGTTTTGGGAGCGCTAATGTGGGCCGCAAAACAGATGACACCCGTGTTACACAACACAACGTGGCACATTGCGGTGGCCTGTTTGGTGTTTTTAGTGGGGGTGGGCGTTGCTGTGAGTGGTGCGGTAATCTTTAAGCTTGAAAAGACGACGGTAAACCCGACTAAACCTGACACAGCATCCCATCTGGTAACCCAAGGGATCTTTCAATTCACGCGAAATCCTATGTATTTAGGGATGTTGTTTACACTAATTGCTTGGGGTATTTATCTGTTTGCACCGATAAATATTTTGTTCGTAATTGTCTTTGTGTTTTACATGAATCACTTTCAAATTCGTCCTGAAGAGCGTGCGATGCGAAAATTGTTTGGAGAAGAATTCGAGCAGTATTCGCGTAAAGTGAGACGTTGGATTTAG
- a CDS encoding threonine/serine ThrE exporter family protein: MNSATFIQKRKFIVRLGKMLHKYGTPAYRLEAHLMEVATHLGLKSSFVMSPTSVTFVIWTEGHEEEYTHVARVEPGDHDLGSLADTDDVVNRLLSGELTTEQAEKCLEEISKQKPPYSRWFNALAFLMSGGAFAMLMGTSWNDVIWSGLISLVVFIFVLWSGRSKRVLHMLEPLVAIVSGLLACAISVYVDPQINIRLVVLSSIIVFIPGLALALAFAELSARHLVSGTARFMDAIMLLFKLYFGAFVGISLGFAIFGQTDFVQPDPLPKWTAWLAVFALCTSLIVVFRTKLRHASWSIAAGFIAYAASIGAAFYFDYALGTFIGAFALGVFSNFFNRLVNAPASIVAMQGLIVLVPGSKTYIGLNSLIEGQSFVHSDHIGQQTFLIFMSLVAGLIFANVALPPKKSL, encoded by the coding sequence TTGAATTCAGCAACATTTATTCAAAAGCGTAAATTCATCGTCCGCTTGGGCAAAATGCTCCACAAGTACGGCACGCCAGCATATCGATTGGAAGCACACCTCATGGAAGTGGCTACGCATTTGGGTCTGAAATCGTCATTCGTCATGTCACCAACGTCCGTTACCTTTGTAATTTGGACTGAAGGGCATGAAGAAGAATACACTCATGTTGCTCGAGTTGAGCCGGGCGACCATGATTTAGGATCATTGGCAGACACCGATGATGTCGTCAATCGCCTATTGTCTGGAGAACTGACGACAGAACAAGCTGAAAAATGCTTGGAAGAAATCAGTAAACAGAAACCACCTTACAGTCGATGGTTTAATGCGTTGGCATTTTTAATGTCCGGTGGCGCATTTGCAATGCTGATGGGGACTAGTTGGAATGACGTTATTTGGTCAGGACTGATTTCGCTTGTTGTGTTTATTTTTGTGCTGTGGTCAGGCCGTTCAAAACGTGTTCTGCACATGCTTGAACCATTGGTTGCTATTGTTTCTGGTTTGCTTGCGTGCGCGATTAGTGTTTACGTCGACCCGCAAATCAACATTCGCCTTGTGGTATTGTCGTCCATTATTGTGTTTATTCCCGGACTTGCTCTAGCGCTCGCATTTGCTGAACTTTCTGCTCGTCACCTGGTGTCTGGCACTGCGCGATTTATGGATGCGATTATGTTGCTCTTTAAATTGTACTTTGGCGCTTTTGTGGGTATTTCACTGGGGTTTGCTATTTTCGGTCAAACGGACTTTGTCCAGCCTGATCCATTACCCAAATGGACAGCTTGGCTTGCTGTTTTTGCGTTGTGTACCAGCCTTATCGTGGTATTTAGAACCAAGCTTCGCCATGCATCTTGGTCAATCGCAGCAGGGTTTATCGCCTATGCCGCAAGTATCGGTGCAGCGTTCTATTTTGATTATGCGCTTGGTACATTCATAGGCGCATTCGCCCTTGGCGTGTTCAGTAACTTTTTTAACCGCTTAGTCAATGCGCCTGCTTCTATTGTGGCTATGCAAGGACTTATCGTGTTAGTGCCAGGCTCAAAAACCTATATTGGCCTCAACTCGCTTATTGAAGGTCAAAGTTTTGTGCACTCGGACCACATTGGTCAACAAACTTTCCTCATTTTTATGTCGCTCGTTGCAGGGTTAATCTTCGCAAACGTTGCTCTTCCACCGAAAAAAAGTTTGTAA
- a CDS encoding LacI family DNA-binding transcriptional regulator, whose protein sequence is MNNNNKPEKVTIFDVAKEAQVSKSTVSLVLTQSDKVSDKSREKVLQAIEKLGYVYNRDAAALRSKRSNLVAIVINDLTNPYSAQLAIGLEKHIGALGMLPMLVNTNESFERQKQVVNTLKEYNVAAFVMCPAPGTDKNWVNQLIQSGFPVINIMREVQYSDAPTILPDNQKGTMLATEHLLSQGMKNLAFVGGTEDISDYHERLAGFNTAMRLHNEHTPSVIVPSQTNRQGGREAFKELYAQSADIEAIVCFSDVIAYGVIEEIRNAGLEPGKDIKVVGFDDLEDSRMMSPALSSVHINANEIGKRTCLVLSELLDKSTPPLRTLVDVKLIARASSDQKVAG, encoded by the coding sequence ATGAATAACAATAACAAACCTGAAAAAGTAACGATTTTTGATGTTGCCAAAGAAGCACAAGTTTCTAAATCTACGGTGTCTTTGGTCCTTACACAAAGTGATAAAGTCAGCGATAAAAGTCGAGAGAAAGTACTTCAAGCAATCGAGAAACTAGGTTACGTATACAATAGAGATGCCGCAGCACTTAGAAGTAAACGCTCTAACCTAGTCGCCATTGTCATCAATGACTTAACCAACCCCTACTCTGCACAGCTCGCCATCGGACTGGAAAAACACATCGGTGCGCTCGGTATGTTACCGATGCTGGTAAACACCAATGAGTCATTTGAACGCCAGAAGCAAGTCGTCAATACCTTGAAAGAATACAACGTTGCCGCGTTCGTTATGTGTCCAGCCCCAGGTACGGATAAAAATTGGGTTAATCAATTAATTCAAAGTGGATTTCCAGTTATTAACATCATGCGTGAAGTACAGTACAGTGATGCGCCTACTATTTTGCCTGATAACCAAAAAGGTACGATGCTTGCCACTGAACATCTACTTTCGCAAGGCATGAAAAACCTCGCCTTTGTAGGCGGTACAGAAGATATTTCCGACTACCATGAACGCTTAGCTGGCTTTAACACCGCCATGCGTTTACACAATGAACATACGCCTTCGGTCATTGTACCTTCTCAAACCAATCGACAAGGCGGCCGTGAAGCCTTCAAAGAATTATATGCTCAATCCGCAGACATCGAGGCGATAGTTTGTTTTAGTGATGTCATTGCCTACGGGGTCATAGAAGAAATTCGAAATGCGGGCTTAGAACCCGGAAAAGACATCAAAGTCGTTGGTTTCGATGACTTAGAAGACTCGCGAATGATGTCTCCCGCACTTTCCTCCGTCCATATTAATGCCAATGAAATTGGCAAACGAACGTGTTTAGTGCTCTCGGAATTACTCGATAAATCGACACCGCCTTTACGCACCTTAGTGGATGTAAAACTGATAGCACGCGCATCATCAGATCAGAAAGTGGCAGGATAA